The Sinorhizobium fredii USDA 257 region TCGTGCGGCCGTCGTTGCGTATGACCTTCCTCGACTGCAGCACCCCGAGGCTCTTGTTCATCGAGGCGATGTTGACGAGCCAATCGAACTCGGATTTCGACCAAGCGGGACGGATTGAAAAACGCTCAAGCATCGGCGCGGCGCAGCGGAGAAATTCATCCAGGCTTGCTGCCTGCACGTGGCAGCCCGGCGCGCCGAGCGGTCTTGTTGACGGGCTCCATCGGCGCAGCACGCGATCGATCGACCGCAGCGCGCCGAGGACGAGACGAGCTTTGAGCATCGGAATGCGCCGCCCTGCAAGGATGGCGACCGCAGCGAGTGGCCGGAGGAAGCGCTGCCATTCTAGGCTCTGGATCGGCAGGATGACGCCTCCGCCGGCAACGCAATGGTCGGCACTTACCGGAGAGGAACTGTCGGAGAAGCAGAGATCCTGGCGCGCCGCCCGGACGCCGCGAGCAAGACGCGCGGCGCCCGCCGCTGCGGCCTTGCCGTCGACCATGAAGGCGCAGAGGAGGCGCGCCACGATCCGGCGGCCATCGACATCGAATTCCATCGGCACGGAAAGAATGGCGCTATCGATGTCGCCGTTGCCGTTCTCATGCACGACGCCGCCCTTTTCAGGCGAATAGAACGGGCTTCCGAAGAAAACGGTCTCGATATACCGGCCCAGATCCTCCCCGGCCGCACTGTCGCGGCGGCGGAAGACCTTGTTGAACAGCCTTCCGATCGCCGGGATATCGCTGCGTGCCAAGGCGCGCGTGCCGGGGCATTGCGGTTCCACGACGGTCGCCGGATGAAGCACAATCTTCCGCAATTCAATTCCCATGCACGACTCCCGCCTGAAACTCGCGAGCTGCCCGCTCCCGGTCGCGCCGCACGAAGCGCAGAAAAACGCCCCATGTAGCTACCACCATGGCGATCTCGATGACGTAGAAGGAGATGAAGGTGCCGGCCGGCGGGGCGTACCAGCTCGCCCCTGCGGCAAGCCCGGCCCCGACGATGCTTCCGAGCCCCATGACGGTGGCGCGGGGGGCGTGGTAGCCCGAGGCACCCAGGGCTTCCACTGCCACCGACCAGATGGCGAGCGGCACCACAACCCATGCGAGGCCCCGTACGAAGCCGACGAGGGAGACATATTCGTGCCCGAACAGATGGGGCAGGACCGGCGCCAGCACGAAGACCGTCAGCGCCGCTGCAAGGCCGATGCCGGTCGCGGCGGCAAGCACGCGGAGCACCCGGTGCAAGGCGTGGTGCAGGCCGGCTGTGGTCATCCGCGCCGAGCCCGGATAGATGAGGCGATTGAGCGCCTCGACGGACAGGAAGCTGCTCTCGAGCATCCGCCTTGCCACGCTGTAGCTCGAAACGATCTCGGCTGTGGTGACGAGGCTCAGGACGAGCAGGTCGGCGTTCTGCCTCAAGGCGCGCAGGATGAACGGAATGCTGAAATAGAGGCCCTGCGGCAATTCCTCCCGCACGATACGGTAGCGCGGTCCGCCGAGGCCCTTGATCGCCCAGAGACAGGCCAAAGCGACCAGGACGTGGCAGATGAATTGCCAGACGGCCCAGGACGCCACGGTCGAGACGCCGAAAACCAGACATGCGAGCGCCGCCGCTACGGTGCGCGCGACGGCGAAGCCGACGACCGCCATGTTCGCGGATGCGAAATCGGAATGGGCGATGAAGATCTGTTCGACGAGAACGATGATGCGGACCAGGACGATGTTGGTGAGCAACATCAGCGCGATCACTGCAAAGTTGTCGATCGGCTCCGGTGAAAGTGCGAAGAAGAACGGCAGCGTGACGGCGCCGGCGAGCATGAGGACAATCCCGCTTGCCGCCGTGAGCAGGATATTGTGGCCGAGCATGTCGGGATAGATCGTGCGATCCCTCGCAACGCGCCGTACCAGGCATTCCATGGCCCCCAATCCGCAGAGATGTACCGCGATGCTGGCGACGGCGGTAATGGCGACGAAGACGCTGAATTCGTGGACGCCGAGAAAGCGGGCGAGGATCGCGAAGGTGAGAAGCTGCGCCGCGGAACCAAGGACCAGACTGCCGCCGGATGCGACATAGGACAGGATCATCGGCAGGAAAGGCTTGTAGCCGCGCGATTCCGTTAAGCCTTCCGAAGACATCCGCCCTGCCTTGTCGATTTGTGCCACGGGTTCGGCACCCGAAAGATCGTCCCTTGGCACGACCCTTCCGTCGATTCCCCGTGGTGCAGACTAAAGGGCAGAGATGATTGGGCGGTTAACATACGCCCATCAATTGTATTTCAGCTTCCGTTTACCCGAGTGCGCTAGTGTCCGCGGGACCCGAAAACCATCCGAAAACTAAGGAGTGTTCGTGCTGCAGGGCGACAATCTTCCTGACGTCAGCCTGGCGAACAGCCATTCGCCTCGCCTCGTCCGCTTCATGGACATCGAACTCGAACTCGCGCCCGACGTCCTCGTGCCGCGCGAAGAGACGGAACTACTCGGCCGGAACGCCGTTGCACGCCTTCACGAGCAGACCGGCCCGGTTACGATCATCGACATGTGCTGCGGCTCGGGCAATCTCGCCCTCGGGATCGCCGCAGCCATTCCACTTGCGCGGATCTGGGGCGCCGACCTGACCGACAGTACCGTTGCGCTCGCCCGCCGCAACGTCGAGCGCCTGTCGCTTCAAGAGCGCGTCCTGATCCGGCAGGGCGACCTTTTCGCGGCGCTCGAAGGAGACGACCTCGAAGGCCGGGCCGACATGATCGTGTGCAACCCGCCCTATATTTCGACGGCCCGTCTCGAAGGCGACAGCGCCCATCTCCTCGAGAGCGAGCCGCGCGAAGCCTTCGACGGTGGTCCCTACGGCATTTCCATCCACCAGCGGCTGATCCGCGATGCCGACGCCTTCCTCAAGCCGGGCGGCTGGCTTCTGTTCGAGTTCGGCGAGGGGCAGGATCGGCAGGCAGCAGCCCTTATCGCCCGAGCCAAGGCCTACGAGGCGGTGAGTTTCGCGCATGACGCACAGGACAAGCCGCGCGTCGCGATCATCCGGAAGCTGGGCAGGTCCATGGACGACGGACGGGTGAGATGAGCGACATCCGTCCGCTCACGACTGCCGATATACCGGCCGTTGCCGGACTGTTTCAAAAGATCTTCCGCAACGGCGACCGGGCTCCGCCGCCGGCGCTCGTCGATTATCTCCGCCACTTGTACCTGCAAGCGCCGGGCTATGACCCCGAGATCGCGCCGCTCGTCCACGTCAATGACAGCGGTCGCATTTCCGGCTTCGTCGGCGTCAACACGCTGCCGATGAGCTACAAGGGCCGACGCGTGCGCGCCGCGATTTGCGGCGCGCTGATGGTCGAAGGCCGCGAGAGCGACCCGATGGCAGGCGCCCGGCTTCTGAAGGCCTTCCTGGCCGGCCCGCAGGACCTCTCCTTCAGCGAAACGGCGAGCGAAGTCTCGACGCAAATGTGGACGCGGCTGCGTGGTATCGTCCTGCCGCAATACAGCCTCGACTGGGTGCGCGTCCTTCGCCCGGCCAGCTTCGCGCTCGACCTTGTGTCGCGCCGGATCGGCCCGGCGCGCGCGCTGCGCCCGCTGGCAAGCGCTTTCGACGAGCGCTTTCGCGGAAAGATGGGGCGCGGCGATCTGCGTTGGTCGGCCGTGCCCAAAGAGGCCAGCCTGCCCGCAACGCTCCAGGTCGCCGACATCGATGCTGGATCCTTTGCCGAGCTCTTCGCGCCCTTGATCAGGCAATTCGCCGTGCAGCCCGCCTGGGCGGAGGTTCAGTTCGACCACATTCTGGAGGACGCAATCGATAAGCCAGAGTTCGGCGAGCCCCACTTCGCCGCCGTCAAGACGCGCAACGGGGCACCGATCGGGGCGTTCTTTTACCATTTGAGGCAGGGTGGAACGGCGCGGGTTCTGCAACTGCTCGCCCTACCTGGGCAGGCAGGTCCCGTCCTCGACTGCCTGATCGATCATGCAGCGACCCGCGGCGCAGCAGCTTTGTGTGGCCGCACGCAGCCGGCCCTGCTCGAAGCGATGATGGGCCGCCGCATCGGCTTCGTCCATGCGGCCTCGACCGTCGTGCATTCTCGCGACGAGGAACTCGTCGACGCCTTCCGCCACGGGCAGGGCTTCGTAAATGGCCTTGCCGGAGAGCATTGGAGCCGCCTGATCGGCGGCTCCTTCGATAGTTAGCCAGGGAAGTCGGCCTTGTTAGGCCGCGCGCACGCTCGCATTGAGCGGAATCTCGATGTCGACTTCCAGGGTCGAGACGTTTTCGCCCCGATCCATCTTGACGGTCACCTTGTCACCATCGACCTGCACATGCTTGGCGATGACGGCGAGGATCTCCTCCCGGAGCACCGCCACAAGGTCCGAATGCCCGACGGAAGCCCGCTCGTGGGCGAGCAGCACCTGCAGGCGCTCGCGCGCCGTCGGCGCGGATGTCTGTTTGCTGAAGAACCGGAATATGCTCATGCTGCCCTCCGTCCGAACAGTTTGCCGAAAAGCCCGCGCTTTTCGCCCGGAATGGTCATCGGCACCGTTTCGCCGGCAATCCGCCGGGCGGCGTCGAGATAGGCAAGCGCCGGAGCGCTGCGGCTGTCGGCAAGGGTGACCGGCGCGCCGAGGTTGGAAGCGCGCAGCACGTCGGTGCTTTCGGGCACGATGCCGAGCAGCGGGATCGACAGGATCTCAAGAACATCGTCGACCTTCAGCATGTCCCCGCGCTCGGCGCGGGCCGCGTCATAGCGGGTAAGCAGCAGATGCTTTTCCACCCGCTCGCCGCGCTCGGCGCGTTCGGTCTTGGCGTCGAGAAGGCCGATGATGCGATCCGAATCGCGAACCGACGAGACTTCCGGATTGGTGACGATGACGGCGATGTCGGCGTGCCGCATGGCAAGCGTCGCGCCGCGCTCGATGCCGGCCGGGCTGTCGCAGATGATCCAGTCGAAGTGCTTCTTGAGCTCGGCCATCACCCGCTCGACACCCTCGGCGGTCAGGCTGTCCTTGTCCCGGGTCTGCGAGGCCGGCAGCAGAAAGAGCGTCTCCAGCCGCTTGTCGCGGATCAGCGCCTGCGGCAGCTTGGCATCGCCCTGGATGACGTTGACCAGATCGTAGACGACCCGCCGCTCGGCGCCCATGACGAGGTCGAGGTTGCGCAGGCCGACGTCGAAATCGACGACAACCGTCTTTTCGTTCCTCTGCGCCAGCGCCGCGCCAAGCGCGGCGGTCGATGTCGTCTTGCCGACGCCACCTTTACCTGATGTAACAACGATTACTTTCGCCATCTTCCCGCTCCTGTATGCTGGCCGGCCGCCGGCTCAGTTAAGTCTCTCTGCCATGATCGAATCGCCTTCCAGCCAGAGCTGGACGGCCTGTCCGCGAAGGTTGGGGGCCATGTCTTCCGCAGTCTTGTAGACGCCATCGATTGCCAGCAACTCCGCTTCGAGCCGACGGCAGAAGATGCGCGCCGAAGCGTTGCCGACCGAGCCTGCCAGCGCCCGCCCCCTGAGCGTTCCGTAAATATGCACCGACCCGCCGGCGATGATCTCCGCACCCGAGGCGACCGATCCGACGACGGTGACATCACCCTCGGGAAAGATCACCGACTGGCCGGAGCGCACGGGCTCGCGGATCACGATGGATGAGATCGCCCTTGCCGCTTGCGGCTCCATCTGCAGGCTCGACGCCGCAGCTTTGGCCGAAGCAGCGCCAACCGGTTCGACGGTCGGTTCGGCCGGAATTTCGATGTCCGGAGCCGGACGACCGCCCTTCATGGCCGGCGGCATGCCCGGCTCGAAAAGCGACGGACGGCCGCCTTCGATGCCCATGATCCGAACGTTGCGCTTGCCAAGCTCATCGATCAGGCGCTTCAGTCCAGCCCGGTCGATTTCGAGGTCTGCGACATCGAGAACGACCGGTCGCCCCAGGAAAAACCCCGCGGACCGCGAGGCCAAATCATCAAGCCGGGTGAGCCAAGCGTCGAGCGGCGGCTCCGGTGAAAGCACCAGCGCCAGGAACGAGCGGCCCTTGATGCGGATCGAGCGGGTGTCTGTTAGCACTTTGGTCATCTACGTTAATTTTTCGTTGCCCAAGATGTAGGCGAGTCACGGTTAACAAATGGTTAATTCCGCTACCCTGCCCGGGGCTGGAGGCGCGCAATGTGACGCCCGGAGAAGCCGATCAGACGGCCGATCAACGAAGATGACAGTGAAAGCACCCAACGGCGGTCGCGGGAGCTACCCCTCTGGCCGGCAGGCCAGAGGGGGTTTTACACCCGTGTGTTCGGCGAGACCTGGCGTTCTCAGATCACTCGCCGATTTCCGCGACAGGCTGCACAAGCTGCGGCCCGAGATGCAGGTAGCGAGTCGCCTTGCGTTTTGCGGCGATGTCCGCCCAGACGCGGTCGACCTGCGCTGCCGAGAGATCCGCGGCACGGCCGACATCTTCGGCGCTCAGGCCGGTGTTGAGACCGTAGAGGCAAATATCCATCCGGTCGTAGGGGAGCGAGAAATAGAACTCTTCCTGCGTCTGCTCGAGCGAATAGGTGTCGGTGGTCGGCGGCCGACGGCAGATTTCCTCCGGAACGCCGAGATAGGCGGCGAGCGCGTAGACCTGCGACTTGTAGAGATGGGCGATCGGCTTGACGTCGGCGGCACCGTCGCCGTTCTTGACGAAGAAGCCCTGGTCGTATTCGAGCCGGTTCGGCGTGCCGAGCACCGCGAAGTTCAGCCGGTCGGCGTGATAATATTCCAGCTGCTTGCGGGTGCGCTGCTTCATGCTGGTCGCGGCGACGATGCCGAGATAGACGGAGGGCGGCATGCGTAGCTTCGTCCGTTTGCCCCCCGGGTCCTGCACCACCAGCGAGGAGATGTTGTAGCCGTCGCCTTCGAGCGCATTGGCAATGACGATCTTCGACGCCCAACCCGGTCCATAGTCCGGCACCAATTCGCGAATGAAGGCGTCACGCCGCTCGTAACAACCCATGGCGGCAAGCGTCGGCCCTATATCTTCGACGATCGCCTCGACCCCGAAGGTCTCGGCCACCAGCCGGCCGAGCCGCAGGCTTTCCGGATCGGAATCATTTTCCGGCATAAACAGGCAGAAGACGTTCTTGGCGCCGACGGCGCGCACGGCGAGCGCCACCGAAACGCTTGAGTCGATGCCTCCCGATAGGCCAAGGACCAGCCCGCGCTTGCGCATGCCGCGCAATTGGGCGCGCAAGGCCGAAACGACTCGCTCGGTCTCCGCAGCTTCGTCGATCCTCAAGGTTTCGGCGGAGAAAGCGAACGTCTCCTGATCGGGGCGAATGTTCATTCAGCGGCCTCCAATGTTTCGGCCGCCAGCCTGCGGCTCACCTTGCCCGTATCCGTCTTAGGGAGCTCGGCGCGGAATTCGACGATCTTCGGCACCATGAAGTCCTCGAGGTGACGCGCGCAGTGGCGGATGACGTCCTTTTCGCTGAGAGTCGGGTCGGAGAGGACGACAAGAGCGCCGATCGCAGCCCCAAGCACCGGATCGGGAACGCCGATGACCACCGCCTCGGCGATGCCCGGATGGGCGTGCAGGACGGTCTCGACCTCCTTCGG contains the following coding sequences:
- the minC gene encoding septum site-determining protein MinC; the encoded protein is MTKVLTDTRSIRIKGRSFLALVLSPEPPLDAWLTRLDDLASRSAGFFLGRPVVLDVADLEIDRAGLKRLIDELGKRNVRIMGIEGGRPSLFEPGMPPAMKGGRPAPDIEIPAEPTVEPVGAASAKAAASSLQMEPQAARAISSIVIREPVRSGQSVIFPEGDVTVVGSVASGAEIIAGGSVHIYGTLRGRALAGSVGNASARIFCRRLEAELLAIDGVYKTAEDMAPNLRGQAVQLWLEGDSIMAERLN
- a CDS encoding lipopolysaccharide biosynthesis protein; protein product: MSSEGLTESRGYKPFLPMILSYVASGGSLVLGSAAQLLTFAILARFLGVHEFSVFVAITAVASIAVHLCGLGAMECLVRRVARDRTIYPDMLGHNILLTAASGIVLMLAGAVTLPFFFALSPEPIDNFAVIALMLLTNIVLVRIIVLVEQIFIAHSDFASANMAVVGFAVARTVAAALACLVFGVSTVASWAVWQFICHVLVALACLWAIKGLGGPRYRIVREELPQGLYFSIPFILRALRQNADLLVLSLVTTAEIVSSYSVARRMLESSFLSVEALNRLIYPGSARMTTAGLHHALHRVLRVLAAATGIGLAAALTVFVLAPVLPHLFGHEYVSLVGFVRGLAWVVVPLAIWSVAVEALGASGYHAPRATVMGLGSIVGAGLAAGASWYAPPAGTFISFYVIEIAMVVATWGVFLRFVRRDRERAAREFQAGVVHGN
- the minD gene encoding septum site-determining protein MinD, yielding MAKVIVVTSGKGGVGKTTSTAALGAALAQRNEKTVVVDFDVGLRNLDLVMGAERRVVYDLVNVIQGDAKLPQALIRDKRLETLFLLPASQTRDKDSLTAEGVERVMAELKKHFDWIICDSPAGIERGATLAMRHADIAVIVTNPEVSSVRDSDRIIGLLDAKTERAERGERVEKHLLLTRYDAARAERGDMLKVDDVLEILSIPLLGIVPESTDVLRASNLGAPVTLADSRSAPALAYLDAARRIAGETVPMTIPGEKRGLFGKLFGRRAA
- the minE gene encoding cell division topological specificity factor MinE — its product is MSIFRFFSKQTSAPTARERLQVLLAHERASVGHSDLVAVLREEILAVIAKHVQVDGDKVTVKMDRGENVSTLEVDIEIPLNASVRAA
- a CDS encoding N5-glutamine methyltransferase family protein produces the protein MLQGDNLPDVSLANSHSPRLVRFMDIELELAPDVLVPREETELLGRNAVARLHEQTGPVTIIDMCCGSGNLALGIAAAIPLARIWGADLTDSTVALARRNVERLSLQERVLIRQGDLFAALEGDDLEGRADMIVCNPPYISTARLEGDSAHLLESEPREAFDGGPYGISIHQRLIRDADAFLKPGGWLLFEFGEGQDRQAAALIARAKAYEAVSFAHDAQDKPRVAIIRKLGRSMDDGRVR
- the nadE gene encoding NAD(+) synthase, whose product is MNIRPDQETFAFSAETLRIDEAAETERVVSALRAQLRGMRKRGLVLGLSGGIDSSVSVALAVRAVGAKNVFCLFMPENDSDPESLRLGRLVAETFGVEAIVEDIGPTLAAMGCYERRDAFIRELVPDYGPGWASKIVIANALEGDGYNISSLVVQDPGGKRTKLRMPPSVYLGIVAATSMKQRTRKQLEYYHADRLNFAVLGTPNRLEYDQGFFVKNGDGAADVKPIAHLYKSQVYALAAYLGVPEEICRRPPTTDTYSLEQTQEEFYFSLPYDRMDICLYGLNTGLSAEDVGRAADLSAAQVDRVWADIAAKRKATRYLHLGPQLVQPVAEIGE